One region of Armigeres subalbatus isolate Guangzhou_Male chromosome 3, GZ_Asu_2, whole genome shotgun sequence genomic DNA includes:
- the LOC134223661 gene encoding uncharacterized protein LOC134223661, translating into MASVEAEKRLRRFSFRDDEIKLQVLNSPFVAKSEIDVINILGQAMNMPLQEFKDEQEEKLLDGKICMFSSKNQNALRKITKQMRNYRFQLIPLVLVVKKDGSEVFFETLLIKVHCSPNEYSYVDVAGRIYDSFNKFLDENKFPRGTLFYPERGNLSLNIHNKLRIERYAVGASNADKQDMDAFVGLLGITGSIGCIFATGGMAIPFALVTGISALYATKRGIENLVDADQHGISVNPFEVCKLRSC; encoded by the exons ATGGCGAGCGTTGAGGCCGAGAAACGACTCCGAAGGTTCTCCTTTCGCGATGATGAAATCAAACTGCAAGTATTGAATAGTCCTTTTGTTGCGAAATCAGAAATCGATGTTATCAACATACTGGGTCAAGCAATGAATATGCCACTCCAAGAGTTCAAAGATGAGCAGGAGGAAAAGCTCCTTGATGGAAAAATTTGTATGTTTTCAAGTAAGAATCAAAACGCCTTGCGGAAGATAACAAAACAGATGAGAAATTATCGCTTCCAGTTGATTCCCCTGGTACTGGTGGTAAAAAAAGATGGCTCGGAAGTTTTTTTCGAAACGTTACTTATAAAAGTCCACTGTTCTCCCAATGAATATTCGTATGTCGATGTCGCTGGAAGAATTTACGATAGCTTCAACAAATTTCTGGACGAAAACAAGTTCCCGCGTGGGACTCTGTTCTACCCGGAGCGTGGAAATTTGAGCCTCAATATACATAACAAACTACGAATCGAGCGCTATGCAGTGGGAGCATCAAACGCTGATAAACAGGATATGGATGCATTTGTTGGACTGCTCGGTATCACGGGATCAATTGGGTGTATATTCGCGACCGGCGGAATGGccatacc TTTCGCGTTGGTGACCGGCATATCCGCCCTGTACGCAACGAAACGAGGAATCGAAAATTTGGTGGATGCCGATCAGCACGGCATATCGGTGAATCCGTTTGAGGTTTGTAAATTGCGTTCATGTTGA